Below is a genomic region from Escherichia ruysiae.
AATTTTTTGTGTTGAGTACGGGTTGTAATCTAAAAGGCAAACGTAAAATGGAATATAAAGATTACACTGAAGTTAGAGAGTTTTGGAAAAATGAAATTATTGCGTTTCTTGCCTTAACTTGTCTAAAGGGGGTTGGTTACTGGACGCTTCGCAAAATCTATCAATCCAAAATTGGATTTAAGAATATATTAAAAGATAATACAGCTGATGCCTTGGCAGGATATCTAAGAGTTTCCTTGCCTAAAAATATATCTTGGGAAACATTTCAACAAGACCTTTGGTCTAAGGGACTGGAGAGAGCTCGTGAACTCAATAAAAATGGTATTGTGCTCACCTTTTATGATCAGGCTACATTTCCTCAATCATTAAAGAACATAAGCGATCCGCCATTTTGGATTTTTGTTCATGGTAATTATGAACTTCTTAATAAGAAATCTGTTGCAATTGTGGGGACACGAAAGCCAACGGATGATGGTATTTTTCTAGTAAAACTGATTGTTTCTTCTCTATATTCTAAAGATGTTTCAACAGTCAGTGGTTTGGCGACAGGAATAGATCAATGTTGTCATTATGAATCGCTGAGATATGGCATTCCAACTATTGCGGTATTGGGTAATGGGATTTTTGTCGAGTATCCGAAAGGTTCTAAAGAGTTATATCGAGCAATAGTTTCTAATGGTGGGGCTATCGTTACCGAGTATCTACCTGAACAAACATATAGCGCAGAAAATTTTGTAAGGCGCAACAGAATCCAGGCTGCTTTATGTGATTCACTAATACCAGTCGAATGGAATATTAAAAGTGGAACATCACATACTGTTGATTATGCTTTTAAGTATGCAAAAAAGATAGCGAGTCCATATCTTCCTACTACGTATGAAAGTAGACCAGAATTGAAGTTTGCTGAAGAAAATAGAAATTCTTTATCTTTTTTAATGCCTTTTGAATTGAATGAGATGAGTAATTATATTTTGAATAATAATCATGATTTAAAAGCACAGCCGATACAGCAGAGCTTAGATCTCTAAGGAAGATGAAATGAGCAAAATTAAGGGTGTGATTCTTAGTGTTGAAGATATTCTTGTGCCTAAGGGAAAGATCGATAGCGAAATCTTTGCAGAGGTAGATAAATTAATTAGATATTTCAGAACTAAAAAGATCGAGTTTGTTGTATTCACTAACAGGGGTTGGGTTGTCGGAGATGAAAGAACCCCTTTAGAGGATGTGTTACAAAAGCATTGGGGAGAATTTAAATATCTTTGTCGAGCGAAAGATAAGAGCATTCCAGGGAAGCCAACTGCGGATGCTACAAAATATGTCCTTGATTTGATGGGTTGGGAAAGTACAGAAACTTTGTACATTGGTGCTTCGATAAACGACATGCAAACAGCAGTTAATGGTGAGTTGCTCTTTTTAAGAGCTACATGGTGGGCAGACAAAACAGATTATGGTTTCGAGTTTTCAACCCCTAAAGATATTGCTAGATTTATAGATACCTTCTGTTTAAGAGAGCATCTTTGGTGTCATGAAATTCACGATGGTGATTTTAATTTCTATGCACTTGCTCCTTTCAGCACCATGAAGGAAGAGTATACTCTTTACTCTGAAGATGCTCGTGCTGCTGCTAAACATGGATTAGGCCATCCTGAATTTTGGACGAGTGCCTTAATATCCAGTCTCTATTTTAGTGGCATTCATAAGATGATTAATTATGTTAGTGTTTATCCAGGGCATAAGCAAGGATATGGGAATAATATCATGGATGAAGCGATTTCAATATTTGGAAAATGTTTTCGCAAGACGTATATCCCAGATCTTATTTTAAGGCATACGACTTCCAAAAAATCTCAAAAAGCAAGAAATGAGGGAGTTGCAATTGACCATTGCAATCAACTTAATACAATTTGTCTTAATTCTAAGCCACACAGAAATCCTAGAACTACCTATAAAAAACCACCTTTAGGCCCTGGTAAAACAGTACTTCTTATAGATGATATAACAACTCGAGGCTATAGTTTTGAATCGGCAAGAGCTTACATACAGAGAACAGGGGCAAAAGTAATTCTTGTTTCTTGGCTTAAAACTATTAATACCGATATCTCAACATTAGGTGAGCTTCACGATTTTAATCCTTATCAAGCTAATTATTTCGAAAATGTTCCATTAGGTAAATCGCATAGCTACAGAGCTAATATTGTTGATATTCTTGCGCCTGCTGAGCTCACGCGCCTATTCTCTGCCTATCAGCAGTGGGATTGGCCAGCATAACCTAAATGGATTCCATTCTCGGTAAGTAATGTCTCTTTGTTCCCGCTATTGACATTACTTACCAGTCCTTGGGACAAGTCGACTTACTGCGGCATCTATTATGGGGGCATTTTCGGGGGCATTACTTAACGGTGTGTTTCTTTTTTGTATATTTTTCAGTATGTTATCGTTTTATTTTATTCCTATTATCGGCACCATTTAAATCAAGCAGTTACTCCATATTTAAATGCTCCATGTTTTCCCTCCTATGCCGTATTTGCGCCATTGCAACCCTGCCAATTTATCAAAATACATGCTCTGGCATGAGGCAGTGTAGGTGCAGATAATTAAGCCAATTGCTGTCGCCATTCCTTGACGTGGTCAATCAGGGCGCGGAGCTTTGGTGCAATATTGCGACGCTGAGGGAAATACAGATAGAAGCCAGGAAATTGTGGAAGAAAGTCATCAAGCAGAGATACGAGCTTACCACTTTCAATATACGGCCTGAAAGTTTCCTGAGTGGCAATTGTTATGCCTCCTCCGGCAAGAGCCAGCCTCAACATCAGACGCAGATCATTAGTCGTAATCTGCGGTTCAATCGCAAGGTCGAAAGCTCTCCCGTTTTCTTCAAATGGCCAGCGATAAGGCGCAACATCCGGGGATTGACGCCAGCCGATACACTTATGATTCACAAGTTCACGCGGATGAACAGGTGTGCTGTGGGCTGCGAGATAGGAGGGAGAGGCAACCACCATTTCACGCTGCCTGGCGGTAAGGGGAACAGCAATCATGTCTTTTTCAATGACTTCTCCGAGCCTTACGCCAGCATCGTAACCTGCGGCTACGATATCGAATTCCTCATCTGTGACTACAATATCAAGCGTAACGGCGGGATTGGCAGCAGCAAACGAAGCGATTAGCGGACCTGAAAGAAATTCTTCAGCTATCGACGTCACCGCGATTCTGAGAAGTCCACGTGGCATATGGTCAGATACCATTTCTTCGAACGCCGCCTCAATACCGGATAAAGGTAATGACAGCGATTTGTGCAGCCGTTCTCCTGCTTCCGTCAAATTAACTGAGCGCGTGGTCCGCATTACAAGCATTGTCCCGAAAGTATCTTCAAGCCGTCTTATTCCCTGACTGACCGCTGAACGGGTAACGCCCAGTCGTGCGGCGGCTTTACTGAAATTACTCTCTTCTGCTACCGCGATAAAAATGGGTAAAAGATTAAGATCGATTTTCATTGTTTAATGCCGCTAACCACTGAGTACATTGAAAGCAGGATACTGGAACCAATCATAAAGTTCTATTATCTCTCCGAACACATTTGAAGGAGAACGTAATGGATAAGGTCATATTAATCACCGGCGCATCAAGTGGTATTGGGGAAGGTATTGCCAGAGAGTTGGGAACGACAGGTGCGAAGGTTTTACTGGGAGCACGCAGACTTGAGCGGATCGGAGCCATTGCAGCAGAAATCTGTCGCGCAGGCGGTATTGCTAAAGCGCGGGCGTTGGATGTTACAAACCGACAGTCCATGAGCGGTTTTGTGCAAGCTGCGCTGGATAGCTGGGGCCGGGTTGATGTTCTTATCAATAATGCGGGCGTTATGCCGCTTTCACCGCTTGCAGCAGGAAAACAGGATGAATGGGAGCTCACTATTGACGTGAATATCAAGGGCGTGCTTTGGGGAATTGGCGCCGTACTTCCGGTGATGGAAGCACAGGGTTCCGGTCAGATCATCAATCTTGGTTCTATTGGTGCTCTTTCTGTCGTGCCTACTGGCGCAGTCTATTGTGCAACTAAGTTTGCTGTACGGGCTATTTCTGATGGCTTACGGCAGGAAAGTTCGAAAATACGCGTGACCTGCGTAAATCCTGGCGTTGTAGAAAGTGGGCTAGCGTCAAGCATTACCCATGTAGAAACCATAAAGGCAATGGACGCCTACCGTTCTGTTGCACTTCAACCCGCAGATATAGCTCGTGCAGTAAGGCATATTATTGAATCTCCTGAAAGCGTTGATACAACTGAAATTACCATCAGACCCACTGCGTCTGCAAACTGAAGGATAACGTTAATGTTTACATTCCCGTTTTATTCAATATATCGGGAGGAAATTTCATATCCCTCTGTCGTGCCTAGCAAGATTCACTAAATTATGCATTCTCACTCCGAGGGAGATAGAGTTTTAATTGCAGTAAAATGATTTTATCAGGGAATAAACTGTCGCTTGTTTAATTCCTTTGCATATAAAAAGCCATACTCTTAATTATCAGGATAATAACCATGAATACTACGTATTCTTTAATTGTCATTGCCGCTCTGTCTTTATTGTCCTTCAGTAGCGTCGCTAAAACTGTTACTGCCGTCGGTTCAATCATTGACAGTGCTGAGAAAGGAATATCTTTACAGGCAGAAAAACAAGGAAAATCATATGAAATTCTTGGGGTGTTTTTTAAGAACAGAGTTTATATGATAGCAAAGTTAACACCTGTAAATAAAAATAACGCTTCATAAAGCAAATGGTTTAAATTGTAATACATTACCAGAAAGCTTGTATATTGATTCAAAATTGTCATTGTTATGGCAATGGAATGCCTGACAAATGGCTCTATTCCAACCTACTGTACCAGTTATTCTGCTAATTTTACGGATGCTTCGGTTTGGTGTGCTAAAGTAATATTTGCCACAGTTTTATTTACTCTCTCTTTCGCATTCTATAAATGAACAGGAATAATACATCCTTAAGTGGTTAATGCTGGTGTAATCAATAGGCCAGCATTAATCACAGATGATTATGTTGCCAGTCAGACAGATATTGTTAAACCGTCAAATTCATAATCAACAATTTTTCTTACGCCGCTAAATAGCTTGAAAAGCAGGGGGGGTACATATTTTAAATATCACGCAAGTGAATTGTTTTATGATGTTATTAATAGAAATGGAGGAACAAATAGGCGTATTCTACAATTGCAACAAAAACAACGATATTAATCAGTTTATTACTGATTTGCTGTATTTTATTCTCTTTCATTGGTACTTCCTCGCTTTAAAAAAGAGTGCACTTCGTAAGTGCTCTTATATAAATAACGAGTTTGGTCAACCAATTTTTTGAGGTGTATCACAAATTTGAAAAGATGTATCACATCAGCCATCACTTATGATAGCAAAGTCATCGATATACATCACCTGAAATCATCTCCGTGGATGCGTCTGCTCTCATGAGTGACCAATTCTGGCGTCGATTGGCACAGGGGAAACATATCACAACTGTTCAGAATGTCGGATCTCTCAGGGTATTATACAAGATATCGTTATTGGTAATCAGAGGACGTATCGGGTTCTATTAAGCTGTCAACAGTGCCGAATATATGGAATAGTCATTACTGGATTACACCGCAGGCACGCCATATGCAAGAGTGTGCTGCGGCGACGGGTTAATTATCTAAAAGAGTTTGTGAACCTGAACAGAGTTCGAGTTTGCTTGATAGTTTTACTATTATGTGAACAACAGGTTATCGCCTCTCCAAAGGAAATAGATATTTAATCCATTAATGGAAACCAGCCAGTTCCTTTCGATGCCTGAATTTGAACCCATAGTTTATCCGGAATGGTTAATTCAGGAACGCGCTGTGGATTAAGGGTTGTTTGAATTTCATGACTTCTACCTGATGCAGCTAAAGTCACCCATTCTGGATTAATCACCAGCCCTTTACCGATTGCAACAAGTGGCAGGCCAACAGAAATTGCCTCTTGAGCCTGAGACGGCGTGCGTATTTTACCTGCGGCGATTACCGGTACTCTTCCTGCGATATGATTTAAAATCAGCTCAATGGTTCGTGGTCCATTTGGCGAATCAACGGGGTAGCTATCGTTAACACTGACCAGCGAGGTATGTATATACGAAATACCGGATGAAATTAGCCGGTCCAGGAGTTTATAAGTATCCTCTATCCGCAGCCCCCCTGTTGCAGATTCTTCAGGGGATATTCTGTAACCGATAGCAAAGGGCCTGGTCGCATATTCATAGACTACATTTTTTACTTCCTGTAATACGGCCAGCGGGAAGCGCATACGTCTTTCGAGATCACCTCCCCATCGATCATTACGACGGTTAAAGAGAGGAGAAAAGAAATTCTGCAGAAGGAATCCATGCGCGCCATGAAGTTCAACGCCATCAAAACCTGCTTTAATGGCTCTCTTTGTGACGTCTCCGAATGCTCTGATAGTTTCCTGAATTTCGTTTTCAGTCATTTCCCTGCTTTGTACCACTCTCTTCATAAAATCACCGGATTTTACGCTTGATGCGCTGGCACTAATAACATCGTGATTCGGCACAAGCTCTGGGAGAGCTTTATTACCGGCGTGAAAAATCTGCAGGATTGCCGGAGCTCCGCCACTTTTGGCTGCAGCAGCTAATTTTTCAAGGCTGTTAATGAAACGGTCATCATATGCGGCAAATTCATGAGTAAACCCAATGCCGCTTGGCGTGACATAGGTGCATCCTGTTATTACCAGACCAACATTTTGTGAACGGCGTTTATAAAATTCGAGTTCTTGCTCAGAGATGGTTCCATCAGGATTCGCTGACCAGGTCGTCATAGGAGCCATAACGATACGATTACGTAATTTTATTTCTTCTGTCAGCATAAAAGGAGAAAACAATGATGGGTGTTTATTTGTCATAACAATACCTCAAATGTTTATCTGATTTTGATGCGTATGTTTTAACTGGTTAGTTGTTGCCAGCTTTGGAACCAAGATTTCTGGCTTTATTTATAATTCCTTCAAAGGGTTTCTAATAATCTTAATAATTGAGTTGCTGCTTTTTTGTTTCTTTAATGAAATTTCTTTTTGCGTAATTTTATTATTGTTGTGTAGTCAATAAAGGATAAATGTCAGGGAGATAAGAAATCTCCCTGTAAGATTATTACAAATGTGTTTTATAAAAAGGAATTAATTTATCGAGTGCCTGTTTCACAGGTTCTGGCTTATCATACAGGTCGTAATGTGAATAACCTTCAACCACGACCAGCTCTTTATGTTTTGAGGCAGCACGACCAATAATTTCGCAGCCGTCACGGTATGCACCAAAAGCGCCCACTCTATCACCCACTACAACCATTAGTGGTTGAGTTAAGAGGACTTCTGCAAGATGAAAAGCATCCCAGCCCACAGCAACAGTCTGATGAGAAAATAGTGAACGATTTACCCCATTTGGCGCACAGCCTCGTGGCGAACGATAATATTCTGTTGCTTCAAAAAGATCTATTTCTGTTAATCCCGCTTCAAGAGCTGCGTCTGGAGAAGAGGGGAGTAAATCATCTACGCGAAGTTTTGCGCCATTAGCTTCGTCTGTTCTTTGTTGCGCCATTGCTTCGAGTGCTCCGATAGGATCAAACGCCGAAAACCCTTCACGCATAAGACGCCCATAGTTTGCACCCGTGACAGTACCAATAGCTTTAATTCGACGTTCTGTCATTGCGGCATTAATAGCATATCCACCCCCACCACAAATGCCCAGAACACCAATACGCTCGGCATCAACGTAAGGTAAGGTGGTCAGGTAATCAACGACAATGCTGAAGTCTTTGACTCGCATTGTTGGATCTTCCAGATAACGCGGTTCTCCACCACTGCTTCCCTGAAAACTGGCATCAAAAGCAATGACGATAAAGCCTGCTTTTGCCAGTGCTGCTCCATAGACGCTACCCGATGTCTGTTCTTTGCAGCTTCCAATAGGATGGGCGCTGATAATGGCAGGATATTTTTTCTCGCTATTAAAATCGTCAGGGAAATAGATATCAGCAGCTATATCCCAGTAGGTATGTTTTATCGAAACAGTTTTCATTTCAAGCTCCGGGGATTTGCCTAAACAGATTTAAATATCATTTCTATTATCCGCAACTGGCATTCGTGTTCATATCGCGAACGGCGTAATAGTATGACTTGTATTGGTTATCATCAATGGTCTAATATCTATCACAGTGTTAAGTTAAGGTTTACAATGATGAAAATAGAGCCTTCAATTTTGCCTTCTCTTGCCTGGTTTGCATTGATTGTTCGAGCCGGAAGTTTCTCCAGAGCCGCTTCTGAAATGGGTATTACGCGGGCGGCATTATCCCAAAATTTAAAATCTCTTGAGGAACGTCTTAACACCAAGCTGATATACCGTACAACCCGCAATATGTCGCTTACCGAAGAGGGGCAGCGTCTGTATGACGTGCTGGTATCTGCTTTGGGGCAGATTGATGATGCTTTGAAAGATGTCGGTGATACCCAACTTGAACCTACTGGCCTATTGAGAATAAATTCCTCCCGTGTTGCAGCAAGGATGCTTGTTGAGCCTCATATTGGCGAGTTTCTTACCCGTTACCCCAAAATAAAGATAGAACTGATTATGGATGACGGTTTATCTAACATTATTGCGGACGGCTGTGATGTGGGCATACGCCTTGAGCAAAGGCTGGATGAGCATATGACTGCCGTTCCTGTTTCTCCGCTTATTAAACTGGTTACCGTGGCATCACCAGATTATTTAAGAGAACACGGTATTCCTGAAACGCCTCAGGAACTGAGTAACCATAATTGTCTACGGTTGCGGCATAAAAGTAGCGGTGCACTCTCAGCATGGGAGTTTTCTAATGTCACGGGGAATAATGAAGAGTTCGAAATAGAGGTGTCAGGGAAGTACATTTCTAATGATGACGAAAGCATGATACGAATGGCGCTTAATGGGACAGGTATCATCCAACATCTGGATTTTGCAATCGCTGAACACATCAATGCGGGTAAGTTACAGCCGATTCTTCAGGATTGGGCCGTTTCATTTCCTGGATTTTATATTTATGTTTCATCACGGGTGAGAATGCCCTCTAAAGTTCGTGCTTTTATCGATTTTATGGTGGAGAAAAGAATAGAAATCGAAAATTAATGATGTGTGTCAGAATATCGGTAAGAAGAATAGCGCAATCGTGAGGGTACGTTTATTCATAATAAATCTCCTGAGAGTTCAGACTTATAGATTATCATTATTACCAATAATACGGCTAAAATGATTGTGTCTATGAACACCCTTCATAAGTACGTTTTGAAGGGAATGCTTCTACAAGGAAATCGCTAATGCTCAAAGAAAACTTCAATGAACTGCAAATCTTTCTTGTGGTGGCAAGGGAGCGAAGTTTTACCAAAGCAGCGGGCAAACTCGGTGTTTCTCAGTCAGCTCTCAGCCACGCGATTAAGGCTCTGGAGGAAAGGTTAAATATCCGCCTCTTAACCCGAACGACTCGCAGCGTGGCTCCCACAGAAGCGGGGGAGAGAATAATCGCCTGTCTTGAGCCTCGTATTGACGAACTTGAACAGGAGCTGGAATCACTTATTCAACTGAACGGCACGCCCTCCGGGAATATTCGGTTATCTGCCGGGGAACATGCCGCGCGCAGTCTGATCTGGCCGAAGCTAAAACCCTTTCTCAGAGAGTATCCCGAAATCAATGTCGAACTGGTGGTGGATAACGGTTTTGTCGATATTGTTGAAGGTCGCTTTGATGCCGGGGTACGGCTGGGCGAAAGCGTGGATAAGGACATGATTGCGGTAAGAATTGGGCCGGACATGAGAATGGCTGTAGTGGGGGCACCGTCTTATTTCGCTACAAACCCTGCGCCTGGAACGCCTCACGAACTACAAAATCATCGCTGCATCAATATGCGTCTGCCAACTGCCGGTGGACTTTATCACTGGGAGTTTGAGCGAGAAGGGAAACTGTTACGGGTCAGAGTTGATGGGCAACTGACATTTAATTTGCTGCCAGAAAGAATTGATGCAGCATTATCAGGATTTGGTATCGCCTGTGTTCCCGAAAACGCGGTTCAGGATCATATAAAGTCAGGCGAGCTTATTCAGGTTTTACAGGAGTGGTGTCCTTATTTCCCCGGATATTACCTTTACTATCCAAGCCGTAAGCAGCACCCACCTGCTTTTGCGCTGATGATCGATGCACTTCGCTACGCAGAATAACGGAGCCGCATTTTACTGTGGCTCCGTTTGAGCATTAACGGCCTACGCGAGCCTGATGCTCAGGCGAGTAACGTTCACCGACGATTTTAATCGTTTCCAGTGCCTGGGTTATCTGCTGAGTATCATTCTGCGAAAGAACGATGTCGACAGCGGCCAGGTTTTCCTCCAGCCGGTGCAGTTTAGTGGTGCCTGGGATGGGAACAATCCACGGCTTTTGTGCTAACAGCCATGCCAGTGCGATTTGTGCAGAGGTTACCCCTTTCTCCGCAGCCAGTTCGCCTAACAAAGTGACCAGTTTTTCATTGACTTCAATGGCTTGTGCAGCGAAACGCGGTACGGTGCTACGGTAATCATCCTTACCGAAAGTTGTCCCCGGCTTAATCGACCCCGTCAGGAAACCTTTACCTAATGGGCTGAACGGTACAAAACCAATCCCCAGTTCCTCCAGCAACGGCAGGATTTCCTGTTCAGGTTCACGCCACCACATGGAATATTCGCTTTGCAGGGCGGTGACTGGTTGTACCGCATGGGCACGACGAATGGTTTGTGCCCCCGCTTCTGACAAGCCAAAATGTTTGACCTTACCTTCTGCGATTAGGTCTTTCACCGTTCCTGCAACATCTTCAATCGGGACATCCGGATCGACACGGTGTTGGTACAGCAGGTCAATAACATCTGTCTTAAGGCGGCGTAATGATCCTTCAACGGCTTCACGGATATGTTCCGGGCGGCTGTTTAGAATCTGCTGCTTATTATCATCGCCGAAGGTAAAACCAAATTTAGTCGCAATCACCACGCGGTCACGAAACGGTCTTAAGGCTTCACCGACCACTTCTTCATTCAGATACGGACCATACACTTCGGCGGTATCGAAGAAGGTGACGCCGCGTTCAACCGCAGCACGAATGAGTTCGATAGCCTGACGGGTATCTGTCGCCGGGCCGTAGCCGTGGCTTAAACCCATGCAACCTAGCCCAAGCGCGGAGACTTCGAGTCCGGATTTACCCAGATAACGTTTTTGCATTGAATGAATACCTCTTTTATCGCGGCTTAAACATCAAGTTTGCGGCCAGTCAGCCATTCCACCATCGCCGGGTCGCGGTGAGAGAAGAACGCGCTGGTTGCGGTATCCAGGGCGGTAATTTGCAGTATATCTTCAGGACTGAGTTCAAAATCGAGAATGTTGATATTCTCTTCCATGCGTTCTTTGCGCACTGATTTTGCCAGTGAAACGATGCCTCGTTGGTAGATCCAGCGAAGAACAACCTGGCCCACGCTTTTGCCATACTTCTCGCCAATTGCCGTTAACACGGGATGCTGGAACAGACCATTTTTACCTTCCGCAAACGGTGCCCAGGCTTCTGGCTGAATGCCACGGCTTTGCATCCACGGAACGGCATGAAGTTGCTGGTTGAAGGGGTTAACTTCAATCTGGTTGACCGCCGGAACCACTTTATTAAAGGCGATAAGGTCAGCCAGTCGGTCAGGATGGAAGTTACTGACGCCAATAGCGCGGATCTTGCCTGCCTGGTGCAGCTCTTCCATGGCACGCCAGGCACCGTGGACATCGCCGTAAGGCTGATGAATCAAATACAGGTCAACGTAATCTAATTGCAGCCGATTCAGAGAGCGTTCGAATTGGGCTTTGGCTCCTTCGTAACTGGTATCCTGCAACCAGAGTTTAGTAGTGACAAAGAGTTCGTTACGCGCGATACCGCTTTGTTTCAGCGCATTCCCGACCTGAGTTTCATTCTGATATGAGGCGGCGCTGTCAATCAGTCGATAACCAGTATCAATAGCGTCAATGACCGCTCTTTCGCATTCGGTGGCATCGGTCATCTGAAATACACCAAAACCCAGCAAGGGCATTTCAATACCGTTGTTCAGTCTTACAGTTTGCATGGTGTTAGCCTCCCGTTATTGTTCATTGGAAGCATAACGTAAAGAGAGTTATTCAATTAGACGGCGGGATTTGTCAGGGGCTATGAACAAAATTCATTAATCTGCCTCAATGCTGATTGAGTAGCACTGTTATCGTGTAGGTCTATTTTATTGATGAATTATTTGCATAAGTGAAATCGATATTTACATACTAATCGAGAGTCGTATTTTAACTTAGAATAATAAGTCATACCTGATGGAGGTGC
It encodes:
- a CDS encoding aldo/keto reductase, with translation MQTVRLNNGIEMPLLGFGVFQMTDATECERAVIDAIDTGYRLIDSAASYQNETQVGNALKQSGIARNELFVTTKLWLQDTSYEGAKAQFERSLNRLQLDYVDLYLIHQPYGDVHGAWRAMEELHQAGKIRAIGVSNFHPDRLADLIAFNKVVPAVNQIEVNPFNQQLHAVPWMQSRGIQPEAWAPFAEGKNGLFQHPVLTAIGEKYGKSVGQVVLRWIYQRGIVSLAKSVRKERMEENINILDFELSPEDILQITALDTATSAFFSHRDPAMVEWLTGRKLDV